The Asticcacaulis excentricus genome has a segment encoding these proteins:
- the trpC gene encoding indole-3-glycerol phosphate synthase TrpC, which translates to MSDILEKIATYKRTEVAERKPAASLAILEARIKDVSAPRGFQRALAAHKQPRSLSLIAEVKKASPSKGLIREDFEPAELAAAYQAGGASCLSILTDAPSFMGHESHFVAARNAVTLPCIRKEFLVDVWQVAESRSLGADAILVIMAMIDDALAADLIAAAHAYGMDALVEVHDAPEMERALKLASPLIGINNRNLRTFDVDLKTTEELSAMVGPQHVLVAESGIFTPQDVARLEKTGATAMLVGESLMRQGDVTQAAKNLLTPA; encoded by the coding sequence ATGTCCGATATTCTGGAAAAGATCGCCACCTACAAGCGCACGGAAGTCGCCGAACGCAAGCCTGCGGCGTCTCTGGCGATTCTGGAGGCGCGCATCAAGGACGTTAGTGCACCACGCGGCTTTCAACGCGCGCTGGCGGCCCATAAACAGCCGCGCAGCCTGTCTCTGATCGCCGAGGTCAAAAAGGCCAGCCCCTCCAAAGGTCTGATTCGTGAGGATTTCGAACCGGCTGAATTGGCGGCGGCCTATCAGGCCGGCGGAGCGTCTTGTCTGTCGATCCTGACCGATGCGCCCAGCTTTATGGGGCACGAATCGCACTTTGTGGCGGCCCGCAACGCCGTCACCCTGCCCTGCATCCGCAAGGAATTTCTTGTCGATGTGTGGCAGGTCGCCGAGTCACGCAGCCTTGGGGCCGACGCCATTCTGGTGATTATGGCCATGATCGACGACGCCCTCGCCGCCGATCTGATCGCGGCGGCCCATGCCTATGGCATGGATGCCCTGGTCGAAGTACACGACGCGCCTGAGATGGAGCGCGCGCTTAAGCTTGCCTCTCCGCTGATCGGTATAAACAACCGAAACTTAAGAACTTTTGACGTCGATCTGAAAACGACTGAAGAGTTGTCGGCCATGGTCGGACCGCAGCACGTTCTGGTGGCCGAAAGCGGTATCTTCACGCCGCAGGACGTGGCGCGTCTCGAAAAAACCGGGGCCACGGCCATGCTGGTCGGCGAAAGCCTGATGCGGCAGGGCGACGTCACTCAGGCGGCGAAGAATCTGCTCACGCCCGCTTGA
- a CDS encoding anthranilate synthase component II, whose protein sequence is MILVIDNYDSFTYNLVHYLAELGAETQVYRNDALSVQDALALKPKAVLLSPGPCAPDQAGICLPLLRAAPEDLPIFGVCLGHQSIGQAYGGDVIRAKTLMHGKTSQIHHKDIGLFKDLPNPFTATRYHSLAIKRETLPDDLIVTAWTEDGEIMGVQHRTRPIHGVQFHPESIATEGGHQILANFLRLAGIESHNLYV, encoded by the coding sequence ATGATCCTTGTCATCGATAATTACGACAGCTTCACCTATAATCTGGTGCACTATCTGGCGGAACTGGGCGCGGAAACGCAGGTGTACCGCAACGACGCGCTGAGCGTTCAGGACGCGCTGGCGCTAAAGCCCAAGGCGGTTCTGCTGTCGCCCGGACCATGCGCGCCGGATCAGGCCGGCATCTGCCTGCCGTTGCTGCGCGCTGCGCCCGAAGACCTGCCGATCTTTGGCGTCTGCCTGGGGCATCAGTCGATCGGTCAGGCCTATGGTGGCGACGTTATCCGCGCCAAGACGCTGATGCATGGTAAGACCAGCCAGATCCATCACAAAGACATCGGCCTGTTCAAGGACCTGCCCAATCCGTTCACAGCGACGCGCTATCACTCGCTGGCCATCAAGCGCGAAACCCTGCCGGACGATCTGATCGTCACCGCCTGGACCGAAGACGGCGAAATCATGGGCGTTCAGCACCGCACGCGACCCATACACGGCGTGCAGTTCCACCCGGAATCCATCGCCACCGAAGGCGGTCATCAGATTCTGGCCAACTTCCTGCGACTGGCCGGTATCGAGAGCCACAACCTCTATGTCTGA
- the lexA gene encoding transcriptional repressor LexA, with the protein MLTTKQRELLMFIHERIKETGVSPSFDEMKEALDLASKSGIHRLITALEERGFIRRLAHRARALEVIKLPDQATTAAPPRGRQAFVPQVVEGTRPTAPAPASKPANDEGRELPLLGKIAAGVPIEALGAERDRIRVPEIFVGSGEHYLLEIEGDSMINAGILDGDYVIIKKSDSAQSGEIVVALVDGDTATLKRLRKKGASIALEAANPAYKTRIYNADEVAVQGKLVGLMRRYH; encoded by the coding sequence ATGCTGACGACCAAACAACGCGAACTTCTGATGTTCATTCATGAACGCATCAAGGAAACGGGGGTGTCTCCGTCCTTTGATGAGATGAAGGAGGCGCTGGATCTGGCGTCGAAGTCGGGGATTCATCGACTGATTACCGCCCTTGAAGAACGCGGCTTCATCCGCCGCCTTGCGCACCGGGCCCGCGCTCTGGAAGTCATCAAGCTGCCGGATCAGGCCACGACCGCCGCTCCGCCGCGTGGTCGTCAGGCCTTTGTGCCGCAGGTGGTCGAGGGTACGCGCCCCACTGCCCCGGCCCCGGCGTCCAAACCCGCCAATGACGAAGGCCGCGAACTGCCTCTGCTGGGCAAGATTGCGGCGGGTGTCCCCATCGAAGCGCTGGGGGCCGAACGCGACCGTATCCGCGTGCCTGAAATCTTCGTCGGCTCGGGCGAGCACTATCTGTTGGAAATCGAAGGTGATTCGATGATCAATGCCGGTATTCTTGACGGCGATTATGTGATTATCAAGAAGTCGGACTCGGCGCAGTCGGGCGAAATCGTCGTGGCGCTGGTCGATGGCGACACCGCCACCTTGAAACGCCTCCGCAAAAAAGGGGCCTCGATTGCCCTTGAGGCGGCCAACCCGGCCTACAAGACCCGAATCTACAATGCTGACGAAGTGGCCGTTCAGGGCAAGCTGGTCGGTCTGATGCGCCGGTATCATTAA
- a CDS encoding beta-galactosidase has translation MNGNLLAASTAVLSLLCGLASAETVRVDAQMAPPAPREGLLKMGTGLSPSGQVISVNDRYLTLAGKPVLPVMGEFHYTRFPEQYWEEQLLKMKAAGVTVVATYVIWQHHEERPGSFDWSGNRNLRKFIQLAQKHGLYVYLRPGPWAHAEVRFGGIPDWVVDSVPTRGNDPTYLGYVDAFFGQVAEQARGLLWKDGGPVIGIQIENEYNRTGPLQGRDHISRLKEMLRAHGFDVPLYTVTGWDNAVFPRGEVIPVFGSYVDEPWSASSGLLPPKSSYLFQFGVRNEKGLGAQGRTSTQDDGARDSDITPFFGAEYGGGVPQMYRRRPLISPDDIADMVITKVGSGVNLLGYYMFQGGQNPSGSPSRDESMASGGYNDVPKFGYDFQAPLGQYGQAHPVLNKLKPIHAFLQTFGDRLAPMAVYAPEIKPAAADDLTTLRWAFRGDGRSGFVFVNNHVRQYATPAHPDTRFEVKLSDKSVTLPSKGVTVEEGAAFIWPVHFDLSGINLLWATAQPVTKFDDGKGDLYVFAATGQIEPEFVFETNAVRTVAGAKKTQQGAQIRVLPDTGRIVTVTGTNGKTARLLLLSEAQAQSLTTVTVQGRPHLILSAAHVFGNAEGGATFRQTDPQFKFAIYPYLSDNFSANLKLKREESKGLFQSWSATAPEVKLTAEWQLLRPAGKAPPLKTWGPRNTPIVPEPESFGASAAWTVKVPKDALKGVSDVYLDVDYQGDVARLFSGPQMLDDEYYIGRTWRIGLKRYADKLTQPLTLSVMPLREDSKVYFDASVKPQFAEGQVARIDAIRLTPEYELTLK, from the coding sequence ATGAACGGAAATCTTCTGGCCGCCTCGACGGCTGTGCTGAGCCTGCTATGCGGGCTCGCCTCGGCGGAAACCGTGCGGGTCGATGCGCAGATGGCGCCTCCGGCGCCGCGTGAAGGTCTGTTGAAAATGGGGACCGGCCTGTCGCCTTCGGGGCAGGTCATCAGCGTCAATGATCGCTATCTGACGCTTGCTGGCAAACCCGTTTTGCCGGTTATGGGGGAATTTCATTATACACGTTTTCCGGAACAATACTGGGAAGAACAGCTCCTCAAGATGAAGGCGGCGGGTGTTACTGTCGTCGCCACCTATGTCATCTGGCAACACCATGAGGAGCGCCCTGGCAGCTTCGACTGGAGCGGCAACCGAAACCTTCGTAAATTCATACAGTTAGCGCAGAAACACGGCTTGTATGTCTATCTGCGTCCCGGCCCTTGGGCCCATGCGGAAGTGCGCTTTGGCGGCATTCCGGACTGGGTGGTCGATTCCGTCCCGACGCGCGGCAATGACCCGACCTATCTTGGCTATGTCGATGCCTTTTTCGGACAGGTTGCCGAACAGGCGAGGGGGCTTTTGTGGAAGGACGGCGGCCCCGTTATCGGCATCCAGATCGAAAACGAATATAACCGCACAGGGCCGCTTCAGGGGCGCGATCATATTTCCCGATTGAAGGAGATGTTGCGCGCGCATGGTTTTGATGTGCCGCTGTACACGGTGACCGGCTGGGACAATGCGGTCTTTCCGCGTGGCGAGGTGATCCCGGTGTTCGGCTCTTATGTCGATGAACCATGGTCGGCCTCATCGGGCCTACTGCCGCCCAAGTCGAGCTATCTGTTTCAGTTTGGCGTGCGTAATGAGAAGGGTCTGGGGGCGCAGGGGCGCACCTCAACACAGGATGACGGTGCGCGCGACAGCGACATCACGCCCTTCTTTGGCGCGGAATATGGTGGCGGTGTGCCGCAAATGTATCGTCGCCGTCCTTTAATCAGCCCCGACGATATCGCCGATATGGTGATCACCAAGGTCGGCTCAGGTGTCAATCTTCTGGGCTATTATATGTTTCAGGGCGGGCAGAACCCGTCGGGCTCGCCGTCACGCGACGAAAGCATGGCCAGCGGCGGGTATAACGATGTGCCTAAGTTCGGCTACGATTTTCAGGCGCCTCTGGGCCAATATGGTCAGGCGCACCCGGTCCTGAACAAACTCAAACCCATTCACGCCTTCCTTCAGACCTTCGGGGATCGTCTGGCCCCAATGGCCGTCTATGCGCCGGAGATAAAACCGGCAGCCGCCGATGATCTGACAACCCTGCGCTGGGCGTTTCGAGGCGATGGTCGGTCGGGTTTTGTCTTCGTCAATAATCACGTGCGCCAGTACGCCACGCCCGCGCATCCGGATACGCGCTTTGAGGTTAAACTTAGCGATAAAAGCGTAACCTTGCCGTCGAAAGGCGTGACAGTCGAAGAAGGGGCCGCCTTCATCTGGCCCGTCCATTTCGACCTGTCCGGCATCAATCTCCTTTGGGCGACGGCCCAGCCGGTGACCAAGTTCGATGACGGGAAGGGCGATCTCTATGTGTTCGCCGCGACGGGTCAGATCGAGCCGGAATTTGTCTTTGAAACGAATGCCGTGCGTACCGTTGCGGGGGCGAAAAAGACCCAGCAGGGGGCGCAGATACGGGTGCTGCCCGACACGGGGCGCATCGTTACGGTCACCGGCACAAACGGCAAGACCGCACGCCTGCTTTTGCTCAGCGAAGCTCAGGCGCAGAGCCTGACTACCGTTACCGTGCAGGGCCGTCCGCATCTGATTTTGAGTGCGGCGCACGTCTTTGGCAACGCGGAGGGTGGCGCGACGTTCCGGCAAACCGACCCTCAATTTAAATTTGCGATTTATCCATATTTATCAGATAATTTTTCTGCAAATCTGAAACTAAAACGTGAAGAATCAAAGGGCCTGTTTCAAAGCTGGTCAGCCACGGCGCCAGAGGTCAAACTCACCGCTGAATGGCAGCTTCTGCGCCCGGCCGGCAAGGCGCCGCCGCTGAAGACCTGGGGGCCAAGAAACACACCCATCGTACCTGAACCGGAGAGCTTCGGGGCTTCGGCGGCGTGGACTGTGAAGGTGCCCAAGGACGCACTGAAAGGGGTATCCGACGTCTATCTGGACGTCGATTATCAGGGCGATGTGGCAAGGCTGTTTTCAGGGCCGCAGATGCTCGACGACGAATACTATATCGGGCGGACATGGCGTATTGGGCTCAAGCGTTATGCCGACAAGCTGACGCAGCCGCTGACGCTCAGCGTCATGCCGTTGCGCGAAGATTCAAAAGTCTATTTCGACGCCAGTGTGAAGCCGCAATTCGCAGAGGGTCAGGTGGCGCGCATCGACGCGATCCGACTGACGCCCGAATACGAACTGACGCTGAAATAG
- the trpD gene encoding anthranilate phosphoribosyltransferase, with protein MSDAFKPLLAKLADGQTLSDADAEIFFSACLRGEPTPAQVAAAVTAIRLRGETVGEIAACARAMRAAAKTLDHPYDTVDVCGTGGDGLHTLNISTAVGFVAAGGGLKVAKHGNRAITSKSGTADVLAALGVNIDATPEQQRKALDEAGICFLFAVAHHGAMKHVSPIRQQLGFRTIFNLLGPLTNPAGARRQVVGVPSPRFIEPIGKALGQLEAVHAWVVHGSGLDELTTTGETEVAEWRDGKLRLFTITPEAVGLPRAALADITGGAPEHNATALRRLLEGEKGPYRDIVMLNAAAAFLVGGAVETLRDGLDHAAASLDNGKALAALDQLVTLTNS; from the coding sequence ATGTCTGACGCCTTCAAACCCTTGCTGGCCAAGCTGGCGGACGGTCAGACCCTGTCCGACGCCGACGCCGAAATCTTCTTTTCTGCTTGTCTGCGCGGCGAACCGACCCCGGCTCAGGTGGCCGCCGCCGTGACCGCCATCCGCCTGCGCGGTGAAACCGTCGGTGAAATCGCTGCCTGCGCCCGCGCCATGCGGGCCGCCGCCAAAACGCTCGACCATCCCTATGACACGGTGGATGTCTGCGGCACAGGTGGTGACGGCCTGCACACGCTCAACATATCCACAGCCGTGGGCTTTGTGGCGGCCGGCGGCGGGCTCAAGGTCGCCAAGCACGGCAACCGCGCCATCACCTCAAAATCCGGCACGGCCGATGTTCTCGCGGCGCTGGGCGTCAATATCGACGCCACGCCGGAGCAGCAGCGCAAGGCGCTGGACGAAGCCGGTATCTGCTTCCTGTTCGCCGTAGCGCATCATGGGGCGATGAAACACGTCTCCCCGATCCGTCAGCAGCTCGGTTTCCGCACCATTTTCAACCTGCTGGGTCCCCTTACCAATCCCGCCGGTGCGCGCCGTCAGGTGGTGGGCGTGCCCTCCCCGCGCTTTATCGAGCCGATTGGCAAGGCCTTGGGTCAGCTTGAGGCCGTTCATGCCTGGGTTGTGCACGGTTCCGGTCTGGATGAACTGACCACCACGGGCGAAACCGAGGTGGCGGAATGGAGGGACGGCAAGTTGCGCCTGTTCACCATCACCCCCGAAGCCGTGGGCCTGCCACGCGCGGCGCTGGCTGACATCACGGGCGGCGCACCCGAGCACAATGCCACGGCCCTGCGTCGCCTGCTTGAGGGCGAAAAAGGCCCCTATCGCGATATCGTCATGCTCAATGCCGCGGCGGCCTTCCTGGTCGGCGGGGCGGTGGAGACTCTGCGAGACGGGCTGGATCACGCCGCCGCCAGCCTCGATAACGGCAAGGCCCTGGCCGCGCTCGACCAACTCGTCACCCTAACGAACAGCTAA
- the hflX gene encoding GTPase HflX produces MTTKFVNRTPETQRAVIIDPDMAAPHAPSSPRQPQGVPAARRYDESRLDEAAGLAIALDLEIVAADTARVRKPNPATLFGSGKVEEIVTLCEEVEADLVIVNTTLTPIQQRNLEKAWERKVIDRTGLILEIFGRRARTREGKLQVELARLEYERSRLVRTWTHLERQRATGTTGGPGETQIELDRRMIADKIKLLKGELDEVRRTRSLHRSARKKVPYPIVALVGYTNAGKSTLFNHLTRAEVLAKDMLFATLDTTLRTLKLPGGRAAIISDTVGFISDLPHELVAAFRATLEEVLEADLILHVRDMSNPESDAQAQDVMQVLTHIHPDLDKSRLIEVWNKIDLLDEEARDILYSRAVLDRAMNKPIMVSAITGEGIEKLLSDIALKVDEAGTEIDVELAPQDGQLLAFLYTQGRVLDRFDDETGHIHLKVKLSDQALGRYEQMTGRA; encoded by the coding sequence TTGACCACCAAATTTGTAAACCGCACGCCGGAAACCCAGCGTGCGGTCATTATCGACCCCGACATGGCCGCCCCGCACGCGCCGTCTTCGCCGCGTCAACCTCAGGGTGTACCCGCGGCGCGGCGCTATGATGAGTCACGTCTGGACGAAGCCGCCGGTCTGGCCATCGCCCTCGATCTTGAGATCGTCGCCGCCGACACCGCACGGGTGCGCAAGCCCAACCCGGCCACCCTGTTCGGTTCCGGCAAGGTCGAGGAGATTGTGACGCTGTGCGAAGAGGTTGAAGCCGATCTCGTCATCGTCAACACCACCCTGACGCCGATCCAGCAGCGCAATCTCGAAAAGGCCTGGGAACGCAAGGTCATCGACCGCACCGGCCTGATCCTCGAAATCTTCGGTCGTCGCGCCCGCACACGCGAAGGCAAGCTTCAGGTCGAACTGGCACGGCTGGAATACGAGCGCTCGCGGCTGGTGCGGACCTGGACCCACCTTGAGCGTCAGCGCGCCACCGGTACGACCGGCGGGCCCGGCGAAACCCAGATCGAACTGGACCGCCGTATGATCGCCGACAAGATCAAGCTGCTCAAGGGCGAACTGGACGAGGTGCGCCGCACCCGCAGCCTGCACCGCAGCGCGCGCAAAAAGGTGCCGTACCCGATTGTGGCACTGGTCGGCTATACCAATGCCGGCAAATCGACCCTGTTCAATCACCTGACGCGCGCCGAAGTGCTGGCCAAGGACATGCTGTTCGCCACGCTTGACACAACGTTGCGCACACTGAAGTTGCCGGGGGGGCGGGCGGCTATTATTTCCGATACGGTGGGCTTTATCTCCGACCTGCCGCACGAACTGGTTGCCGCCTTCCGCGCCACGCTGGAAGAGGTGTTGGAAGCCGATCTGATCCTGCACGTGCGCGACATGTCGAATCCGGAAAGCGACGCGCAGGCGCAGGACGTGATGCAGGTGCTGACCCATATCCATCCAGACCTCGATAAATCACGTCTGATCGAGGTATGGAACAAGATCGACCTGCTGGACGAAGAAGCCCGCGACATCCTCTATAGCCGCGCCGTATTGGATCGCGCCATGAACAAGCCGATCATGGTGTCGGCCATCACGGGCGAGGGGATCGAAAAGCTCCTCAGCGACATCGCGCTCAAGGTGGATGAGGCAGGCACCGAAATCGACGTCGAGCTGGCGCCCCAGGACGGGCAGCTTCTGGCCTTTCTGTACACTCAGGGCCGCGTGCTGGATCGGTTTGATGACGAAACCGGTCATATCCACCTAAAGGTCAAGCTGAGCGATCAGGCTCTGGGCCGCTATGAGCAGATGACGGGTCGGGCATAG